DNA sequence from the Myxococcus guangdongensis genome:
TCGCCCGCCGCGTCGCGCCCCAGAGGTCATAGGGCACGTAGATGACGCCATCGATGTCCTTGGCCAGTCGCCCCGTCGCCATCGCATGGCCGCTGTCGGTCATCGTCGACAGGATGAGCTGGCAGCCCGGGAAGCGCGCTCGCAGCGGCGCGAACATCGGGGAGAGCGCGAGCAGGTCTCCCGCGCTCGCTCCGTGCAACCACACCACGGGCCCATCGCCTCTCGCGGGCAACGCCCCCGGGGCATAGAACCCCAGTCGCTGCCACAGGCCATGACGCGTCTTCCGGTGCACACACAGCACCGGGAGGAGCAGCGGGAAGAGCAGGTACGTGGCGAGGATGTAGAGGAGTCGCATGGACGGCTCCCCGGCCCTCTATCAGATGCCAGGGCTCCGAGGCAGCACACGCACGGGATTCGGAACAATCCAGGGTCGCCATTCGGACCCGAAGAAGCGCCCAGGCCCCTTCGCCCAGACCTCCACCCGCACCAGCCCCTCCCCCGTCAGCGCCACCGACGTGCCGTCCTCCCCCAGTCGGCCCTCTCCCCACACCTGCACCCGAACCGTGTCCACGTCCGGCAGGCCCGGCAGGCGCACCTTCAGGACATCTCCCACCCGCGCCTCGCGACGCTCCGGGTCCACGCCTTCCAAGGCGAAGCCCTCGGGCTCCCCCAAGGCGCGGAAGGAACAGAGGGCCGAGCCGCCTCGCAGCGCCCGCGTCACCAGCGCGGCGGCGGCCTTCGCATCCTTCGGCAAGGGCGCGGGCACCTGCTCCGGCGGGAGGTACATGGCGAGCGAGCTGAACACGGACTCGTAGGACGGCAGGCCATGCGCGTCATGCGCGCAGAAGGAGCGCTTGGGTTGCTCCCGCGAGAGCCCCATGAAGCGCTCGCCGGGCTCGGGCTCCGGCGCGACGAGCAACATCACTCCGTGCATCGGCTTCGCGAGATACGCGCCCACGGCCGGCAGCAAGCGGCTCAGCGGGTTGCTCATGGCCTGGCGGAAGAACGTGTCCGCCGAGTACAGCTCGAAGCCCTTCGCCTCACGGGCCGTCGGCTCGTCCGTCCACGGGTTCTTCTTCTGCACCGGATGCGCGAGGACCGTCATGCCTCCCGCGGCCTCCACCGCCTTCACCGCATCCGCGGCGGGCATCCATCGCGTCATGCCCTCCAGCGGGCGCTCCATGCCGAACGCGACCAGGTGCCCCGCGGACGTCGAGATTTCAACGCCGGGAATCAGCAGCACGCCATCCCCCCAGGTCGGAGCGGGCGGCGTGAAGTCGTTGTGGTCCGTCAACAACACGAAGTCGAGCCCCGCGGCCTTCGCCGCGAGCACCACATCGAGCGGGCTGCCTCGTCCATCCGAGCGCGTGGTGTGCACGTGGAAGGCGCCACGAACCCACCTCGGCTCGCCCTCCTTCGGGGGCACCACCGGGTACGTCGTGTACGACGCGGGGAGCGCGAAGAAGCCGCACAGGCCCAGGAGGAGGAGCAACAGGCCCACCAGCGCCCGCAGTCCCTTGCCGAGCACCACACGGAGACGGCTGTTCATGTCCACGCGCCTCGAGGGTTCCGCGTGAGCCCTCGACACGATGACGAAACCACCGCCTCGGCGTCGAACCGTCGGGCTCCTGCATGACTCAGCATCATCACGCGGCGCCTCGCTCGAAGGTGCCCTCCGTCTGCATCTTCCACAGCGCGGCGTAGCGTCCACCCCTCGCGAGCAACTCCGCGTGCGAGCCGCTCTCCACCGCTCGCCCCGCCTCCATCACGTGGAGCACGTCCGCGTTCACCACCGTGGACAACCGGTGCGCGATGACCAGCGCCGTGCGCCCCGGCAACACCGCCGCCAGCGCAGCCTGCACCTCGCGCTCGCTCTCGGGGTCCAGGCTGCTCGTCGCCTCGTCCAGCACCAGCACGCGCGCTCGCGCCAGCACGGCCCTGGCGATGCACAGACGCTGCCGCTGACCACCGCTCAACGTCACGCCGCGCTCGCCGATGCGCGTGTCGTAGCCCTGGGGCAACGCGCGGATGAACCCGTCCGCGTTCGCCACCTTCGCCGCCGCCTCCACTTCCTCACGCGTGGCGTCCGGGCGCGCATATCGAAGGTTGTCCAGCACCGTGCCCTGGAACAACAACGGCTCCTGCGTCACCAACGCGAGCTGCTCGCGAAGGCTCGCCGCCGTGTACCGGGCCATGTCCACGCCATCCAGCAGCAGCCTTCCGGACTGGGGACGCTCGAAGCGCAGGAGCAGCGACGTCACCGTGCTCTTGCCTCCGCCACTGCCGCCCACCAGCGCCGTCACCTGCCCCGCCTTCAGCTCCAGCGTCACGCCGTCGAGCGCGCGCCGCTCGCCATACGCGAAGCTCACGTCCTCGAACCGCACCGACTCGGACAAGGGCGGCGCCGACACCGCGTCCGGCGCGTCCTGCACCGGGTGCTTCAAGTCCAGCAACGCGAAGAGCCGCTCACCCGCCGCGCCCGCCTGCATCGCGAACTGCGTCACCCGGCCCAAATCCTTCACCGGCTGGTACACCAGGATGACCGCCGTCAGCAGCGACAACAGCGCCTCCGGCTCCATCAACTTCGCGCTCGCCGCGAAGGCCAACGCCCCCGCCAGCGCCGCCGCCGCCAGCACCTCCATGATTCCGGGCACCCCGCCACGCGCCCACGCCGCCCCGACCACCGCCTCCTCGTGCGCCTTCGCGTGCGAGGCGAACCGCGCCAGCTCCGCCTCCTGCCCGTTGAACGCCTGAATCGTCCTCAAGCCCCCGAGCCCCTCGTGGAGCTGCCCCGCCAGATGCCCCAGCTGCGTCTGCCCCTCGCGCGTGCCCTTGAGCACCTTGCGCGTCAGGCGCGACGCCGGCAGCGCCGCGAGCGGAATCACCACCAGCATCAGCCCCCCCAGCAGCGGGCTCATCGACAACGCCACCCCCGCCAGGATGATGACCTGCAGGCTGTCACGCAGGTACGAGCCCACCGTGTACATCGCCGCCGCCTCCACCGCCGCGACGTCCGACGAGAAGCGACTGAGCAAATCTCCCTGCCGCTCACGCGCGAGCTGGGCTGGCGACAACGACGTGAGCTTCACGAAGAGCTCCCGCCGCACGTCCTTCACCACCCGCTGCGCGAAGAGCCCCATGAAATAGAACTGGCCCAGGTACCCCACGCCCTTCACCGCGCCCACCACCACCATCATCAGCGGGAAGCCCCACAGCGCCGCGTCACGCGGCAGGGACGAGAGCCACGGCACCCGGTTCGCCCCGCCGAAGCCCTCCTCGCCCCCCGACAGCAGGAAGCGCAGCGCCGGGCCCGTGAGGTACGCGTACGCGCCCGTGGCGACCCCCACGAACGCCATGCACACGAACGCCACCACGAGCACCGCCACGTGCGGGCGCGCGTAGCGCAACAATCGCCAGAGTGTCCGCCCCATCTGCCTACCGTCCCACCTTGCGCAACGCCGCCTTGGCCAGCTGCGAGTACGGGTTGTACTCCAGCACCTTCAGCAGCTTCTTTCGCGCCAGCGGCGCATCCCCCAGGTCCGTGTCGATGATGGCCGCGATGATGTGCAGCCGCTCCACGTAAGGCCCCAGGGACAACGCCTTCTTCAACACCTTCTGCGCCTTCTGCGCACGCTGGACCAGCGGACCGCCCGCCCCCTGGTACGTCGCCCAGGCGAGGAAGGAGTAGTACTCCGGCTCACGAGGGTTGAGCGTCACCGCCTCCTCGAACGCGTGCATCGCCGACACGAAGTCCCGCCGCTTCAGCGCGGACTCGCCCCGGCGCAACGCAATCTCGGCGTCCACCACCACCGCCGTGTTGCGCCCCACGTCCAGCTTGCTGAAGAGGTACTGGAGGTACGCCTTGCGCTTCTCCTCCACGCTCAACACCCGGTAGGACGCCGACAGCTTCTCCTGCACGGAGTCCAGCAGGTCCTTCAGGTCCGAGATGTCGTATTCGGCATACGTGTCCGGGTGAAAGCGCATCGCCGTCTCGTGGTACGCGCGCTCCACCGCCTCCGCGTCCGCCGCGATGTCCAACCCCAGGCTGCCGAAGTAGCTGCGGGTGATGATGCGCACCGCCTCCTCGCGCAGCGAGGCCGCCGTCTCCCCAGGCAAGGACTTGCGCTTGCGCGGACCAATCCGGTCCGGCACCACCGCCGCGGACAACACGTCCGCCCCCGTCGCGACTGGCGTCGGCGAGAACGTCACGCCCCCCGTCAGCTTCAAGAACCACAGGAGCGAATACGCCGCGCTCAGCTCCCCGCGGCCATGGGCGAGCAACTCCTTGAGCACGATGCGGCCATTGACCTGCATCGCAATCTTGATGTCGTCCGTGTCCAGCGCCATCGCCTGCAGGTCGCGACCAAAATCGGACGAGCGCACCGGGTACTCGCCCAGGTTCGCCTTCAGCGACGCCGCCATCACCTTCAGCGGGAAGCAGCGCCGCGCGCCTTCCAGAATCTGCGCCAGCGGCGGCAGGTCCACCGATGCCACCTCCGCGGTGAACTCGTCGCCGGAGTAGAAGGCATACCGGCCCTCGCGCATGCCCAACACCCGCGCCAGCTTGTCGCGCGTGTAGTCACGCAACAACTGCGACAACTCTTCCCCCACCAGCTCCACGCCCGCGTCCGCCAGCGCCGAGCCGATGCGCAGCCCCGAGCCCAGCGCCCCCACCACCTGCTCCGCCTGCGCGGGCGTGGCGAGCTTGCGCTCCACGAGGTAGCGCGGCAGCGAGTCCTCCTTCACCGTCGAGTCGAAGCTCACCGGCCCGCCGCGCAGGAAGTACACCCGCCGACTCAGCCCCCGGTGCGCCACCACCAGCACACCCTCCCGACGCAGCCGGTGGATGGAGTGCAACAGGCCCGGCAGCGGATAGCCCTTCAGCTCGCCACTGTTCACCGCCGGACGCGACAGCGTGGACGCCAGGCCCGACAGCGGCACCGCCTGCGCCGCGCGCACGAGCGACTCCAGCCGGGGCACCAGCTCTCCAGGCTTGAGCGGGTCCGCGACGTACGCGTTCACCTTCAAATCCAACACCGAGCCCACGCCCCGCGCCCGTCCCAGGTGCCCCTTGTCGATGGCGACGATGGGCACGCGCCCACCCTGGCTGTGCCCCCGGATGAGCTGCACCACGTGAGCGCCCTCCACGCGCGGCAGGTCCACCGACAACACCATCACATCCGGGTTGTCCGCCGCGAAGTGCTCCAGCGCCGCGATGGGGTCATTCACCGCGCGCACGGAATACCCGGCCTGCGAGAGCAGGCCCGTCAGGTGCTCGAGCGTGGGGGGATGGCTCTCGGCGAGCAGAAGCGTCTTCAAGGGTTGGCGCAGTCTACACCTTCACCCCGGCTTGCATCAGGGTACGATGCGCCCCCCTCACATGACGCCCCCGCCCCGAATCCTCGTCGTGGCCGGCGAGGCCTCCGGCGATGCCCATGCCGCAGAGCTCGTCGCCGCCCTCCAGGCCCGCCGTCCGGACCTCACCTTCTTCGGCATGGGCGGCTCGCGCCTGGCCGCCCGGGGAGTCGAGCTGCTCTTCGACGCCCGCGAGGTGTCCGTCATGGGCATCACCGAGGTGCTCCCCCGCATCCCCCGCATCCTCCAGATCATGAAGGGGCTGGCGAACGCGGCCGCCGAGCGGCGCCCCGACGTCGCCATCCTCGTCGACATCCCGGACTTCAACCTGCGCCTGGCCGAGAAGCTCAAGGCCCAGGACATCCCCGTGGCCTATTACATCTCGCCGATGATCTGGGCGTGGCGCCGCGGCCGGGTGCGCACCATCAAACGCCTGGTGGACCGGATGCTGTGCATCCTCCCGTTCGAGGAGGACTTCTACCGGGAGGCCGGCGTCGCCGCCCGCTACGTGGGCAGCCCCGTCGTCGAGCAGGTCCCCGCTCCCGACAGCCCCGCCGCGTTCCGGGAGCGCCTGGGCCTGGCCAGGGAGGCCCCCACGCTCGCGCTGCTGCCGGGCAGCCGGATGAGCGAGATTCGCCGGCTGCTGCCGTCCATGGTGGCCGCGGCCCGCCGCCTGTCCACCGAGCGGCCCGGGCTCCAGGTCGTGGTCCCCGTGGCCCCCACCATCCCCCGCGAGGAGGTGCTGTCGCGCTTCGAGGGCAGCGGCCTGACGCCAGTGCTGGTGGACGGACACGCCCCGGAGGTGGTGGGCGCCAGCGACGCGGCGGTGGTCGCCTCCGGGACGGCCGTGCTGGAGGCAGGGCTGATGCAGCGTCCCCTCGTCGTCATCTACCGGGTGTCGCTCATCTCCTATTGGGTGGGCCGGCTGATGCTGAAGGTGGCCTTCGTGTCCCTGGTCAACCTGCTGGCCGGGCGGCGGGTGGTGCCGGAGCTGCTCCAGGGGGAGATGACCCCCGAGCGAATCGCCGACGAGGTCCGCAAGGTCTGGCTTCCGGGGACCGCCCGGGACGAGATGCTCCAGGGGCTGGGGGAGGTCCGGGGGCGGCTGGGCGAGGCAGGGGCCGCCACCCGGGCGGCGGAGACCGTCATGGAGCTACTGCCCCCGCGCGCCATTTAGGGTATGTCGGCCCGGCCATGAACCCAGCGCTGGTCTGCATCCCCACCTACAACGAGCGGGAAAACATCGAGGCCATCACCCTGGCGGTGCTCAAGGCCGACCCGCGCGTCGACATCCTCATCGTCGACGACAACTCACCGGACGGCACGGGGCACATCGCCGACCAGCTCGCCGCCAAGGAGCCCCGCGTGCGGGTGCTCCACCGCGAGAAGAAGGAGGGCCTGGGTCGCGCCTACCTCGCCGCCTTCCGCTGGGCCCTGGCGGAGAACTACACGTACATCCTGGAGATGGACGCGGACTTCAGCCATGACCCGCGCTACCTGCCCGGGCTGATGGACGCGGCCGAGGCCGGGGCGGACCTGGTGCTCGGCAGCCGCTACGTCACGGGCGGCGGCACGGTGAACTGGGGCGTGGCCCGCCAGGTCATCAGCCGCGGCGGCAGCTTGTATGCCCGCACCATCCTGGGCGTGGGCGTCCAGGATTTGACCGGGGGATTCAAGTGCTTCCACCGCCGGGTGCTGGAGACCCTCAACCTGGATGCCGTACACAGCACCGGGTACGCGTTCCAGATCGAGCTCACCTACCGCACGCTGAAGAACGGCTTCACCGTGCGCGAGGTCCCCATCATCTTCGAGGACCGCCGCGTGGGGCACTCGAAGATGAGCAAGAAGATTTTCGCCGAGGCGCTCACCATGGTGTGGAAGCTGCGCCTCACGGTGTAGTCGCAAAGGTCGTGCGGTGATGAAGGACTCCCTGACGCAATTCCTCGTCGCCCTGCCGGCGGTCTTCTTCGTGGTGGACCCCATCGGCGTGGTGCCGTTGTTCCTGGCGATGACGGCCGGGGACACGAAGGAGAAGATACGCCGCACGGCGATGCGCGCGTGTCTGGTGGCGTGCGGGCTGATGACCTTCTTCGCCCTGTTCGGCACCATCATCTTCAAGGTGTTCGGCGTGTCGCTGGGGGCCTTCCGCGTGGCGGGTGGAATCCTGCTGCTCATCACCGCGCTGGACATGCTGCGCGCGCGTCCGTCCGAGACGCGCACCACCCCCACCGAGGAACAGGAAGGCGTGGTGAAGGAGGACGTGGCCATCGTCCCCCTCGCGATTCCGCTGCTGTCGGGGCCCGGCGCCATCGCCACCGCCATGGTGCTGATGGCCCGTGGCAACTCCAACTCGATGGCCTCCACCCTTCCGGTGCTGGCGGCCATCCTCCTGACCTTCGTCTTCAGCTACTTCATCCTGCGCGCCTCCGGGCTCGTGCAGCGGGTGCTGCGCCAGTCCGGCGTCGCCATCGTCGAGCGCGTCATGGGGCTCATCCTGGCCGCCATCGCCGTGCAGTTCATCGCGGACGGCGCCAAGGAGTTGCTGAAGTAACCTAGTTGCCGACGACCCAGGTGGGGCCCGCGCGGCGCAGCGTGCCCTGGGGCTGGCCCTCCAGGGTGAGTTCGTCCGGGCCGGAGCGGCGCGCGTCGTACGCGTAGCCCTCGCGAATCTCCTGGAGGTAGACGACGACGGCGTCCAGCACGCTGTCCTGCACCACCTTGAAGGTGGAGTCGCCACAGCGGGGCTCATCTCCCTCGAAGAAGCGCTCCAGCATGGACAGCTCCGGACGGCGCACGTACACGCGCACCGGCGTGGGCTCCTGGCGTCCCTGGGCGGCAATCTCCTCCACCACCCGTGACGGCGTCGGCTCCCTCAGCACGGATTGAACCAGGCTGCACTTGTCCGCCTCCACCTCCCGCCGCACGGCGAGCGGCGCCTGATGCGCGCAGCCTGCCCCCACCAGGAGCGCCATTCCCACCACGCCCCAGGTCCACCGTTGGAATCGGTCCATCCGCTGCTACCTCCTCGGTACGTCGTCCGCTACAGCTTCCTCCACCGCGGCGAGAAGGGAGCGCCGGCGAGCACCGGGTCCTCCACCGCGATGATGTATTCAGCCCGGCGATTGGCAGCCTCCGCCGTCTCGTCTGGAGTCCGCACCGCGGGGGACTCCTCGCCAAAACCCTCGTAGAAGATGGGGACCTTCAGCCCCCGCTGGCGGAAGGCGGCGGCGATGCTGCGCGCGCGCTGGAGCGACAGCGCACGGTTGTCCGCCGTGGGGCCCACGGTGTCCGTGTGGCCCAGGACGTACAGACGAACCGCCGCGAAGCGGCCGTATTTCGCCAGCGCCTCCGCAATCAACGCATGGCTCCTGTCCAGCTTGCCTCGCTCGGCGGCGGGAATGTCCGCGCGCCCCGAGGCGAAGCCCACCTCTTCATGGGGAATGTCCATGCGCCACGGGAAGAGGTCCACACCCGTGTAGAAGTCCGATGTGTCGAAGGCTCGGAGGGAAATCTTCATCACCTTCCCCTCGGCGGCCGGCCAGCTCAAGGACAGCGGCGTGCCCGCCTTCTCTCCCTTGAAGGCCACCTCACCCTCGAAGGCCTTCTTCCCCGTGTCCATCAGCACGGTGAGCTCCACGCGGCCCGCCGGGCGCGACAGCTGGAAGCGGAGCGTGCGCCCCGGCACGTCCACGTCCTCCGGACGCACGTCCAGGCGCAGCGGCCCGTTGAGCTCCGTGTCGAAGGACAACGGCATGCTGCCCGACTCGGCGTTGGCGAAGCGCACCACCAGCTCGCCCTCGTAGTGGAAGCGGCCCTCGGGCTGCTCCAGCTCGATTCGCCGAGTCATGCCTGGCTTCCCGCCGCCCTTCACGTCGACCACCTTCCCGTCGTCGCGTTTGAGCTTCACCTCGAAGCCCGCGATGGGCTCCTCGATGTGCACGAGCAATGCCGGGAGCTTCTCGCCCGCCGCGGCACGGCCCTCCAGGGACACGCGGATGGCGTCGGCGAACGCGGGCAGGGGTGTCGAGGCGACAAGACTGAGCAATAGAACCAGGCGGGCATTCATGGCGCGGCGTCGACCTCTGGCGTCGCGGGTCGCCGTGCAACAGCGCCCCGGATGGGTGGATTCCTCCGCGCCAGGGTAGGACGGTGTCCCCCGCGTGGAAATGCTTCGCGAGCGTGGAAACGCCTCGCGAGCCAGACGCGAGAAGCACGCCGACATTCATTCCCGCGCGCCACACACCCAGGGCAGCCGGGGGGACGGCCACCAGGCCCTCTCCTGCCCGGCCCGGACGCGGGGCGCGCTACCGCACGCCGACGAGCGTGATTCCCGCCGCGCGCGCGTTGGCGAAGAGCTCCGGCGCGTCCAGGAGCACGGTGCGCCCGGCCTCCAGCGCCAGCACCCGGGCGCCCACTTCCTTCATGACCTCCAGCGTGCGGGGCCCCGCCGCGGGCAGGTCGAAGCGCAGGTCCTGCTGCGGCTTGCAGCGCTTGACCACCACGGCGCCCGCGCCTCCCAGCTTGCCGCCCCGACGGATGGCCTCGTCGGTGCCCTCCACCGCCTCGAGCGCCAGCACGTGGCCCTGGTGCACCACCACCGTCTGGCCCACGTCCGCCTGCCCCAGCAACGTCGCCACCTCGCGCCCGAGCGCCACGTCCTGCTCCTGCGTGGGGCTCAGCTGGGGGCCGGCCAGGTGGCCTTCCGGGCACAGCACCTCACCCAGGAAGTCCGTGGGGGCGATGATGGTGATGCCGCGCGACTCGAAGTCCGCGGCCACCGCGCGCAGCAGCGCATCATCCCGGAAGCTGCGCAGCCGGGAGATGATGCGCACCGCGCCCAGGTCGGGTCGGGCCTCGGACAGCGCCTTCACCCGGCCGATGCCGCCCGCCATGGCCGCCTGCTTCACGCCCGCGGCGACGAAGGCCTTCTGGATGCGGTTGACCTGCCCCACCCGCACCCAGGTGAGCGAGCCGACCTCCGAGGCCAGGGCCGGGTTCGTCTCGCCCCTGTGGGCCACGGCCACCACCTCCAGCCCCCGGGCCCGCGCGGCGCGCGCGAACAAGAGGGGAAGCTGACCGTTGCCCGCGATGAGGCCGATTCGACCGTCCGGAGGTGCGTGCTCCATGTCCACAGCCTAGCGCGTCAGGCCGCGCTTGCTCTGGGAGATGAAGTCCACCAGGTGGTCCACTTCCGGGTGGCCGCCCAGCTCCGTGCGCAGCCGCCCCAGCGCCTCCTGCAGCCCCAGCTTGGAGCGGAACAGGATGCGGTGGGATTCCTTGATGCGCTCGATCTGGTCCTTGGTGAAGCCGCCGCGCTCCAGGCCCACGGTGTTGAGCCCCACCAGCTCCGCCCGGTCTCCCTGCGCCGTGGCGTACGGGGGGATGTCCATGGTGACCATGGCCCCGCCGGAGATGAAGGCGAAGCGGCCCAGGCGGGTGAACTGATGCACCGCCGCCAGGCCGCTGATGATGACGTGGTCCTCCATCGTCACGTGGCCCGCGAGCGCGGACCCGTTGCCGATGCGGCACCCGTTGCCGACGACGCAGTCGTGGGCGACATGGCTGTTGGCCATGAAGAGGTTGCCGTTGCCGACGCGCGTGGCGCCGCCGCCGCCCGCCGTGCCCTTGTGCACGGTGACGAACTCGCGAATCTGGTTGTCGTCGCCGAGCGTGAGTTCGGTGTCCTCACCCGCGTACTTGAGGTCCTGCGGGTCCGCCCCCACCGAGGCGAACTGGAAGATGCGGTTGCGCGCACCGAGCGTCGTGCGGCCCTCGATGACGACGTGAGGGCCCACGTGGGAGCCCTCGCCAATCGTCACCTGCGGCCCGATGACCGAGTAGGGGCCCACAAGGACCGACGCGTGCAGACGCGCATCGGGGTGAACCACCGCGGTGGGATGAACCTGAGCCATGTCGTCTCCTCTACCTCGCGGGCCCGCGGTCAGGACGCCGCGCCCTCTTGCGCCGCCGCGTCCTTGTCCTTGTCCACCACCGTGGCCAGGAACTCGCCTTCGGCGACCTTCACGCCGTCCACCGTCGCCGTGCCCTTCGTCTTCCACACGGCGCCCTTGTGGCGCAGCACCTCGATGACGAGCTGCAGCCTGTCTCCGGGGAGCACCGGCTTGCGGAAGCGCGCCCCGTCCACGCCCATCAGGTAGGTCACCTTCTGGCTCGGGTCCATGTTCTCGCTCTTGTACGCGAGGATGGCCGAGGCCTGGGCGAGCGCCTCCAGGATGAGCACGCCCGGCATCACCGGGTGCCCCGGGAAGTGGCCGTTGAAGAAGGGCTCGTTGATGGTGACGTTCTTGTAGGCGGTGATGCGCTCGCCAGGGACGATCTCCACCACCCGGTCGATGAGCAGGAACGGGTACCGGTGCGGCAGCAGGTTCTGGATTTCGCCGATGTCCATCACGGGCCCTTCTCCTTCTCGAGCTGCTCCACCCTTTTGCGCAGGGCGCGCATTTCCTTGAGCAGGTCCGCCACCTGCCCCGAGGCCGCGCTGGCCCGGAGCCATTCACGGTGGGGGATGGCCGGGCTGCCGCTCACGATTTGTCCGTCCGGGACGTCATGGGCCACGCCGGACTGGGCGCCGACCTTGGCCAGGTCACCCACGCGGATGTGGCCCACCACGCCCACCTGGCCGGCCAGCACCACGCCGGTGCCGACCTCGGCCGAGCCGGACACGCCCGCCTGCGCGCAGATGAGCGCCAGCGGCCCCACCCGGACGTTGTGGGCGATCTGCACCAGGTTGTCGAGCTTGGTGCCGCGCCCCACCACCGTCTCGCCCACCGTCGCGCGATCGATGCAGGTGCACGCGCCCACCTCGACGTCGTCCTCGATGCGGACGATGCCGACCTGGGGAATCTTGAAGTGCTGTGGCCCCTGCTCCCCTTCCGGGTCGAAGGCGAAGCCGAAGCCGTCCGCGCCCACCACGCTGCTGGCGTGGAGGATGACGCGCGAGCCCACGACGCAGCGCTCGCGCACCGTGACGTTGGGGTGCAGCACGCTGTCCTCGCCGACGGAGGCGTGCTCGCCCACGTAGGCGCCGGGATACAGCACCGAGCGCGCGCCCACCGTCGCGCCCGCCTCCACCGTCGCGCCGGCAAGCACGGAGGCCTCCGGGTGCACGGTGGCCTCCGGGTGTACCCACGCGCCCGGACGGATGCCGGGGGCGGGACGCACGTCGGGGTGGAACACGCGGAGCAGCCGCGCGTAGGCCAGGTGCGGATTGGACA
Encoded proteins:
- the lpxA gene encoding acyl-ACP--UDP-N-acetylglucosamine O-acyltransferase, yielding MAQVHPTAVVHPDARLHASVLVGPYSVIGPQVTIGEGSHVGPHVVIEGRTTLGARNRIFQFASVGADPQDLKYAGEDTELTLGDDNQIREFVTVHKGTAGGGGATRVGNGNLFMANSHVAHDCVVGNGCRIGNGSALAGHVTMEDHVIISGLAAVHQFTRLGRFAFISGGAMVTMDIPPYATAQGDRAELVGLNTVGLERGGFTKDQIERIKESHRILFRSKLGLQEALGRLRTELGGHPEVDHLVDFISQSKRGLTR
- the fabZ gene encoding 3-hydroxyacyl-ACP dehydratase FabZ, with product MDIGEIQNLLPHRYPFLLIDRVVEIVPGERITAYKNVTINEPFFNGHFPGHPVMPGVLILEALAQASAILAYKSENMDPSQKVTYLMGVDGARFRKPVLPGDRLQLVIEVLRHKGAVWKTKGTATVDGVKVAEGEFLATVVDKDKDAAAQEGAAS
- the lpxD gene encoding UDP-3-O-(3-hydroxymyristoyl)glucosamine N-acyltransferase, whose translation is MKTSPAPRRLGELAALVGGELLGDPEQLIHGLNGLEEAGPGDVSFYGNTRYRRQFEASRASAVLVGTSEQAREGVALVRVSNPHLAYARLLRVFHPDVRPAPGIRPGAWVHPEATVHPEASVLAGATVEAGATVGARSVLYPGAYVGEHASVGEDSVLHPNVTVRERCVVGSRVILHASSVVGADGFGFAFDPEGEQGPQHFKIPQVGIVRIEDDVEVGACTCIDRATVGETVVGRGTKLDNLVQIAHNVRVGPLALICAQAGVSGSAEVGTGVVLAGQVGVVGHIRVGDLAKVGAQSGVAHDVPDGQIVSGSPAIPHREWLRASAASGQVADLLKEMRALRKRVEQLEKEKGP